In one Methanobrevibacter arboriphilus genomic region, the following are encoded:
- a CDS encoding PRC-barrel domain-containing protein codes for MKIIENIVGKEVVNTDAVLIGKVSDVEFNDVTKEVESLILKKGGISETLNISKSEDIIPYDMISKIGDKILLKDAFD; via the coding sequence ATGAAGATTATCGAAAATATCGTTGGGAAAGAAGTTGTTAATACTGACGCTGTATTAATAGGTAAAGTATCTGATGTTGAATTTAATGATGTTACAAAAGAAGTAGAATCTTTAATTTTAAAAAAAGGCGGAATATCAGAAACTTTGAACATTTCTAAAAGTGAAGATATAATTCCTTATGATATGATAAGCAAAATTGGAGATAAAATCCTTCTAAAAGATGCTTTTGATTAA
- a CDS encoding symporter small accessory protein: protein MILGIPDPWVLSGYLLVILSTLLCVVYGIINWNKGDDENYSEE from the coding sequence ATGATTTTAGGAATACCTGATCCATGGGTTTTAAGTGGTTATTTACTTGTAATACTATCTACACTTTTATGTGTCGTTTATGGTATCATAAATTGGAATAAGGGTGATGATGAAAACTATTCTGAAGAATAG
- a CDS encoding sodium:solute symporter family protein: protein MNLIILSIVFLVYFFVVGYVGYIAWKSTKSSDEFMVAGRKTHPYIMALSYGATFISTAAIVGFGGIAGQFGMSLLWLVFLNIFIGVFIAFVFMGKRTRKMGHNLGSLTFPEFLSRRFDSRFIQYFSGGIIFFGMPIYASVVLIGAARFMETSLSISFTLSLLILSIFVAFYVIFGGIRGVMYTEAVQGTIMFFGMIFLLIFTYWILGGVTESQTALTNLAPHFPASAQALGGTGWTTFPTLGSPFWWTLVSTIIMGVGIGVLAQPQLIVRFMTVKSDKELNRAVLMGGLFIAVITGSAYIVGSLSNVYFFNTLGQISVDVVGGNVDKIIPTFINFALPEWFVYIFLLTLLAAAMSTLSSQYHAQGTSLGRDIYETLKKKKNIESISLTRIGILIAVVLAFVLSLILPGSVVAQGTALFYGICAAAFLSVYICALFWKRTTREGAIAGIVSGTVTSLFWLIFVYGKTAEGLGICQFLTGQPMLISAMPWPAIDALIVAVPISFIFTIVVSLLTKPMDQEQLDKCYKGFKSNKKIEGK, encoded by the coding sequence ATGAATTTAATAATTTTATCTATAGTTTTCTTAGTTTATTTTTTTGTGGTAGGCTATGTTGGATATATAGCTTGGAAAAGCACAAAATCTTCTGATGAATTTATGGTTGCTGGGCGAAAAACACATCCTTATATAATGGCATTGAGTTATGGTGCTACTTTTATAAGTACTGCCGCTATTGTAGGATTTGGAGGTATTGCAGGCCAATTTGGTATGAGTTTACTTTGGTTAGTATTCTTAAATATTTTTATTGGGGTTTTCATTGCATTTGTATTTATGGGTAAAAGAACTCGAAAAATGGGCCATAATCTTGGTTCTTTAACATTTCCTGAGTTTCTTTCCCGTCGTTTTGATAGTAGATTTATTCAATACTTTAGTGGTGGAATAATATTCTTTGGAATGCCTATTTATGCATCTGTTGTTCTTATTGGTGCTGCAAGATTTATGGAAACTTCTCTTTCAATTAGTTTCACTTTATCTCTTTTAATTTTATCAATCTTTGTTGCTTTCTATGTTATCTTTGGAGGAATAAGGGGAGTAATGTATACTGAAGCTGTTCAAGGAACAATAATGTTTTTTGGAATGATTTTTTTACTTATATTTACTTATTGGATTCTTGGTGGAGTTACAGAATCTCAAACAGCCCTTACAAACCTTGCACCTCACTTTCCAGCATCGGCTCAAGCTTTAGGTGGAACAGGATGGACAACTTTCCCAACTTTGGGAAGTCCTTTTTGGTGGACACTTGTTTCCACAATTATTATGGGTGTTGGTATCGGTGTACTTGCCCAACCACAACTTATTGTCAGATTTATGACTGTTAAATCTGATAAAGAACTTAATAGGGCGGTTTTAATGGGAGGACTATTTATAGCAGTTATAACTGGTTCTGCTTATATAGTTGGTTCTTTATCGAATGTTTATTTCTTTAATACGCTGGGTCAAATATCTGTGGACGTTGTTGGGGGAAATGTTGATAAGATTATTCCAACCTTCATTAATTTTGCTCTCCCAGAATGGTTTGTATATATATTTTTATTAACATTACTTGCAGCAGCCATGTCTACTTTAAGTTCTCAATATCATGCTCAAGGAACTTCTTTAGGAAGAGATATATATGAAACTTTGAAAAAGAAAAAAAATATTGAATCAATCTCATTAACTCGTATTGGGATTTTAATAGCTGTAGTTTTAGCATTTGTTCTTAGTTTAATATTGCCAGGAAGTGTAGTAGCTCAGGGAACTGCTCTTTTTTATGGGATATGTGCCGCAGCATTTTTAAGTGTTTATATATGTGCATTGTTTTGGAAAAGAACCACAAGAGAAGGAGCTATTGCAGGAATTGTTTCTGGTACAGTAACAAGTCTCTTTTGGTTAATATTTGTATATGGAAAAACAGCTGAAGGTCTAGGTATTTGTCAATTTTTAACAGGTCAACCAATGCTTATTTCAGCTATGCCATGGCCAGCAATTGATGCATTAATAGTGGCTGTACCAATATCATTTATATTTACTATAGTTGTAAGTTTACTTACAAAACCAATGGATCAAGAACAATTGGATAAATGTTATAAAGGTTTTAAATCAAATAAAAAAATTGAAGGAAAATAA
- a CDS encoding phenylacetate--CoA ligase family protein — protein sequence MAWDEKLECMDLKEKRELQLKRLKETVKKAYENVPFYKDKFDKAGIKPEDIKTLEDINKLPFTTKSDLRDAYPFGMFAVPEEEIIEIHTTSGTTGKPTVSGYTEKDLEIWSEVSARAITMGLGTRGDRIQNCYGYGLFTGGLGIHYGGHKVGATVIPISAGNTKRQIEVMKDFESTILTCTPSYALYLAEVLEKEGLTPDEISLKSGIFGAEMWTEEMREELEKRLGIIALNIYGLTEVIGPGVAQECPEKTGLHISDDHFYPEIIDSETMQPLEDGKKGELVLTTLTREGMPVIRFRTKDITSITHEKCDCGRTLARMSRITGRSDDMLKIRGVIVFPSQIERALLKIEGLTPNYQIVVTRPGHLDELEVRVETSKELFSDEMRIMESIEDNISKIIQKEIGLRANVTLVEPESLPRSEGKAVRVIDERNFE from the coding sequence ATGGCTTGGGATGAAAAATTAGAATGTATGGACCTAAAAGAAAAAAGAGAACTACAACTTAAAAGGTTAAAAGAAACAGTTAAAAAAGCTTATGAAAATGTTCCATTCTATAAAGATAAATTTGATAAAGCAGGGATAAAACCTGAAGATATTAAAACACTTGAAGATATAAATAAATTACCTTTTACAACAAAATCAGACCTTCGAGATGCTTATCCTTTTGGAATGTTTGCAGTTCCAGAAGAAGAAATTATAGAAATCCACACAACTTCTGGAACAACAGGTAAACCAACTGTTTCTGGATATACTGAAAAAGATCTGGAAATTTGGTCAGAAGTTAGTGCAAGAGCAATAACCATGGGACTTGGAACACGTGGAGATCGAATTCAAAATTGTTATGGGTATGGACTCTTTACTGGAGGACTTGGAATCCATTATGGAGGACATAAAGTAGGAGCAACAGTTATCCCTATTTCTGCAGGAAACACAAAACGACAAATTGAAGTGATGAAAGACTTTGAAAGTACGATTCTTACATGTACTCCATCATATGCACTTTACTTAGCTGAAGTTCTTGAAAAAGAAGGATTAACTCCAGACGAAATTAGTTTAAAGTCAGGAATATTTGGAGCAGAAATGTGGACTGAAGAAATGAGAGAAGAACTTGAAAAAAGGTTAGGAATCATTGCTCTTAATATTTACGGCTTAACTGAAGTTATTGGACCTGGAGTAGCTCAGGAATGCCCAGAAAAAACAGGACTACATATATCTGATGACCATTTCTATCCAGAGATTATTGATTCTGAAACAATGCAACCTTTAGAAGATGGAAAAAAAGGTGAGTTAGTATTAACAACACTTACAAGAGAAGGAATGCCAGTTATAAGATTCCGTACCAAAGATATAACCTCAATTACACATGAAAAATGTGATTGTGGTAGAACTCTAGCTAGAATGTCTAGAATTACTGGTAGAAGTGATGATATGCTTAAAATAAGAGGAGTAATAGTATTCCCATCACAAATTGAAAGAGCACTATTAAAAATAGAGGGGCTTACACCAAACTATCAAATCGTAGTTACAAGACCCGGACATTTAGATGAACTCGAAGTTAGAGTAGAAACTTCTAAAGAACTATTTTCTGATGAAATGAGAATAATGGAGTCTATAGAAGACAATATATCTAAAATCATTCAAAAAGAAATAGGATTACGTGCTAATGTCACTTTAGTTGAGCCAGAATCTCTTCCAAGAAGTGAAGGAAAAGCTGTAAGGGTAATAGATGAAAGAAATTTTGAATAA
- a CDS encoding amino acid-binding protein, protein MKNKQISVFIENKEGRLKKAMDVLAKENINIRALSIADTTKFGILRLIVSENEKAKKVLEKNNFVVKENEVIIIEIPDKPNGLNTILGHLDDENINVEYIYAFVSKKSDEAIVVVRLENIDEGIKVLKEKKANILTAEDIKLI, encoded by the coding sequence ATGAAAAACAAGCAAATATCTGTATTTATTGAAAACAAAGAAGGTAGATTAAAAAAAGCTATGGATGTTTTAGCAAAAGAGAATATAAACATTAGGGCTCTTTCCATAGCAGACACAACTAAATTTGGAATACTAAGACTAATAGTATCAGAAAATGAAAAAGCAAAAAAAGTCTTAGAAAAAAATAATTTTGTTGTAAAAGAAAATGAAGTTATTATAATAGAAATTCCAGATAAACCAAATGGTTTGAACACTATTTTAGGACATCTCGATGATGAAAATATAAATGTAGAATATATCTATGCATTTGTTAGTAAAAAAAGTGATGAAGCTATTGTTGTAGTAAGATTAGAAAATATTGACGAAGGAATAAAAGTTTTAAAAGAAAAAAAAGCCAACATACTAACTGCTGAAGACATAAAACTAATTTAG
- a CDS encoding indolepyruvate oxidoreductase subunit beta — MLNKENSYNVYICGVGGQGIIKTSVIIGEAAMNEGYDVVMSEIHGMSQRGGVVSTELRIGGYKSSIIEKFKSDIILAFEPSEAVRALDKANKNTKIIFNTSPIIPSTLNQFNQVYPSVNSITESLNENYDSVYPVEGEKLAIESGSILSLNMVLLGAAIANDTFPLSKKSIIESMKNNLNIKFHNMNLNAIEKGYNIVKSS; from the coding sequence ATGCTTAATAAAGAAAATTCTTATAATGTTTATATTTGTGGAGTTGGTGGTCAGGGAATAATTAAAACTTCAGTTATTATTGGTGAAGCAGCTATGAATGAAGGTTATGATGTTGTAATGAGTGAAATTCATGGAATGTCCCAAAGAGGAGGTGTAGTATCTACTGAATTGAGAATTGGTGGATATAAAAGCTCTATAATTGAAAAATTTAAATCTGATATAATTTTAGCTTTTGAACCATCTGAGGCTGTAAGGGCTCTTGATAAGGCAAATAAAAATACTAAAATCATATTTAACACATCTCCAATAATTCCATCCACTTTAAACCAATTTAATCAGGTTTATCCAAGTGTCAATAGTATTACTGAGAGTCTAAATGAAAATTATGACTCGGTATATCCTGTTGAGGGAGAAAAATTAGCTATTGAATCTGGAAGTATATTATCTCTGAATATGGTTCTTCTTGGTGCAGCTATAGCTAATGATACTTTTCCTCTTTCAAAAAAATCAATTATAGAATCTATGAAAAATAATTTAAACATTAAATTCCATAATATGAATTTAAATGCTATTGAAAAAGGTTATAATATAGTTAAAAGTAGCTAG
- a CDS encoding thiamine pyrophosphate-dependent enzyme yields MDLNQLVNGKSGDKEFLLGNEAAVRGAIEAGVSVAATYPGTPSSEIGNILSILAKDAGLFFEFSINEKVAMEVAASSAASGLKSFTFMKHVGLNVASDSFLTAVYTGTPGGMVVLSADDPSMFSSQNEQDNRHYARLANCPVLEPSNPQEVKDMMKYGYELSKEFSIPVILRTTTRISHMRGVVELGDVEIINNKTDDFNNINFAKNVHWEKGFFKKDPKQFVPVPENSMVMHEKLVAKMEDIEELANNSDLNFIFNSFENINSENVKPKSKYGIISSGSAFNYAYDVVVEDNLANLGFNILKLGFTYPFPKDLVLDFIEGLDGIFVVEEVDPIMEKEVLAIIGEVGIDIPVFGKLDGNFPLIHEFNSDIVRDSINKVIDSSFNTINTINTINTINNGNNINNTNKGSNSNNINNNINNSNNSSNDLNINKRLKDIKDNLPSRPPTLCPGCSHRATYFGVRRAAEELNISNENLIFSSDIGCYTLGVSPPYETTDYLLSMGSSIGDACGFSVATNQHIVSFIGDSTFFHGGIPPLINGVHNKHKFVVTILDNRTTAMTGGQPNPGLPVDGMGNQAPEISIEEIAKACGCEFVETINPMNLSKTIDTYKRALEYDGVSVIIAKHPCTLIKGLKRKRPMVIKENKCNNCQNCVTTLACPAISIVDGKVEIDDLLCKGCTVCVQMCDEKAIGVKKDI; encoded by the coding sequence ATGGATTTGAATCAATTAGTGAATGGTAAATCTGGAGATAAAGAATTTCTGTTAGGTAATGAAGCAGCTGTTAGGGGTGCTATTGAAGCTGGTGTTTCAGTTGCTGCAACATATCCTGGGACTCCTTCTTCTGAAATTGGGAATATTCTTTCTATTCTTGCAAAGGATGCAGGATTGTTTTTTGAATTTTCTATCAATGAAAAAGTAGCAATGGAAGTTGCAGCTAGTAGTGCTGCTAGTGGACTAAAATCTTTCACATTTATGAAACATGTTGGCTTAAATGTAGCATCAGATTCATTTTTAACTGCAGTTTATACTGGAACTCCTGGGGGGATGGTTGTTTTATCTGCTGATGATCCTTCTATGTTTTCTTCTCAAAATGAACAAGATAATCGTCATTATGCTAGGTTAGCTAATTGTCCTGTTTTAGAACCTTCAAACCCTCAAGAAGTTAAAGATATGATGAAATATGGCTATGAACTATCAAAAGAGTTTAGTATTCCAGTAATTTTACGTACTACTACCCGAATTTCTCATATGAGGGGTGTTGTAGAATTGGGTGATGTTGAAATTATTAATAATAAAACAGATGATTTTAATAATATTAATTTTGCCAAAAACGTTCATTGGGAAAAAGGTTTTTTTAAAAAGGATCCAAAACAGTTTGTTCCAGTTCCAGAGAATTCTATGGTAATGCATGAAAAACTTGTAGCTAAGATGGAAGATATTGAAGAATTAGCTAATAATTCCGATTTAAACTTTATTTTTAATTCATTTGAAAATATTAATTCTGAAAATGTTAAACCTAAGTCTAAATATGGAATAATATCTAGTGGTAGTGCTTTTAATTATGCTTATGATGTTGTTGTTGAGGATAATCTAGCTAATTTAGGCTTTAATATTTTAAAATTAGGTTTTACTTATCCATTCCCAAAAGATTTAGTTTTAGATTTTATTGAAGGATTGGATGGTATCTTTGTAGTTGAAGAAGTTGATCCAATAATGGAAAAAGAAGTTTTAGCTATTATTGGTGAGGTTGGAATTGATATTCCTGTTTTTGGAAAATTAGATGGTAATTTTCCACTTATTCATGAATTTAATTCTGATATTGTTAGAGATTCTATAAATAAAGTCATTGATTCATCTTTTAATACTATAAATACTATTAATACTATTAATACTATTAATAATGGCAATAATATTAATAATACTAATAAGGGCAGTAATAGTAATAACATTAATAATAATATTAATAATAGTAATAATAGTAGTAATGATTTAAACATTAATAAAAGGTTAAAAGATATAAAAGATAATTTACCTTCTAGACCTCCTACATTATGTCCTGGTTGTTCTCATAGAGCTACTTACTTTGGTGTTAGACGTGCAGCTGAAGAATTAAATATTTCAAATGAAAATCTTATTTTTTCTTCAGATATTGGTTGTTATACTCTTGGTGTAAGTCCTCCTTATGAAACTACTGATTATTTATTGTCTATGGGGTCTAGTATTGGTGATGCATGTGGATTCTCAGTTGCTACAAATCAACATATTGTTAGTTTTATTGGAGATTCTACTTTTTTCCATGGTGGAATACCTCCTCTTATAAATGGGGTTCATAATAAACATAAATTTGTAGTAACCATTCTTGATAATCGTACAACTGCCATGACTGGAGGTCAACCTAATCCTGGACTTCCCGTTGATGGAATGGGAAATCAAGCTCCAGAAATTTCAATTGAAGAAATCGCCAAAGCTTGTGGTTGTGAATTTGTAGAAACTATTAATCCTATGAATTTAAGTAAAACTATTGATACTTATAAAAGGGCACTTGAATATGATGGAGTATCTGTTATAATTGCTAAACACCCTTGTACTCTTATTAAAGGATTAAAAAGAAAAAGACCTATGGTTATAAAAGAAAATAAATGTAATAACTGTCAAAATTGTGTAACTACTTTAGCATGTCCTGCTATTTCTATTGTTGATGGTAAAGTGGAAATCGATGATCTTCTTTGTAAAGGATGTACTGTTTGTGTACAGATGTGTGATGAAAAAGCTATTGGTGTTAAAAAAGATATCTAA
- the tfrB gene encoding fumarate reductase (CoM/CoB) subunit TfrB, protein MIEIEVLRFDREKDKEPYFKKYKIEKKYKMKILDALIAINENYNDNLSFRSSCRAGQCGSCALKMNGEVVLACKSEIKDKSKIEPLDFPVIKDLIVDKTKIEEKVANMELFLETDDKDKNNENNESNEYNKDNNYIENNEINDNEVNENEINEINENKEIDENKNKEFKDLKKSSETNNIKLDGCGCPSIIENEECMDTKKVRSCIECYSCLSVCPVIKETKEFAGPYFMRYISKFDFDPRDIGERTKESIDEGLYYCTSCGKCGEICPKEINSFGDAIEKLRAIANMKDLGPLEAHKEVKELISKTGRSVEELDESFIKTVSKEQNKTEKEKVSPNSENENESKKGKIAVFTGCMIDYRLQNVGFALIDVLKKNGIEVDVPEDQICCGSPMLRTGQTEIVENLVLKNKDALSDYDTIITMCAGCGATLKNDYPKYGVNLNVMDISEFLAKNLDTKQMKDLNLKVTYHDPCHLNRGQGIKEEPREILNKIKGVEFIEMEKPDQCCGAGGGVRAAKPEIAFGLGKKKAEMVEELDVDAVISICPFCQYNIQDALNKEGLDNIKVMNILELLKMSYDDK, encoded by the coding sequence ATGATTGAAATTGAAGTATTAAGGTTTGATAGGGAAAAAGATAAAGAGCCTTACTTTAAAAAATATAAAATCGAGAAAAAATATAAGATGAAGATACTAGATGCATTAATCGCCATAAATGAAAATTATAATGATAATTTAAGTTTCAGAAGTTCATGCAGAGCAGGGCAATGTGGTTCTTGTGCTTTAAAAATGAATGGAGAAGTAGTTCTTGCATGCAAATCTGAAATAAAAGATAAATCAAAAATAGAACCTTTAGACTTTCCAGTGATAAAAGATTTAATTGTAGACAAAACTAAGATTGAAGAAAAAGTAGCTAATATGGAGTTATTCTTAGAAACAGATGATAAAGATAAAAACAATGAGAATAATGAAAGTAATGAATATAATAAAGATAATAACTACATAGAAAATAATGAAATTAATGATAATGAAGTTAATGAAAATGAAATTAATGAAATTAATGAAAATAAAGAAATTGATGAAAACAAAAATAAGGAATTCAAAGATCTAAAAAAATCCTCTGAAACAAATAATATAAAACTAGATGGCTGTGGATGTCCTTCAATTATTGAAAATGAAGAATGTATGGACACTAAAAAAGTTAGAAGTTGTATTGAATGCTATTCCTGTCTTTCAGTGTGCCCTGTAATAAAAGAAACAAAAGAATTTGCAGGACCTTATTTCATGAGATATATATCAAAATTTGATTTTGATCCTAGAGACATTGGAGAAAGAACAAAAGAAAGTATTGATGAAGGATTATACTATTGTACTAGTTGTGGTAAATGTGGAGAAATATGTCCAAAAGAAATTAATAGTTTTGGAGACGCTATAGAAAAATTAAGAGCTATAGCAAATATGAAAGATTTAGGACCTCTTGAAGCACATAAAGAAGTTAAAGAACTTATTTCAAAAACTGGAAGATCTGTTGAAGAATTAGATGAAAGTTTCATTAAAACAGTTTCTAAAGAACAAAACAAAACAGAAAAAGAAAAAGTATCCCCAAATAGTGAAAATGAAAATGAAAGTAAAAAAGGAAAAATAGCTGTTTTTACAGGATGTATGATCGATTATAGACTTCAAAATGTTGGTTTTGCCCTTATCGATGTTTTAAAGAAAAATGGAATTGAAGTTGATGTTCCCGAAGATCAAATTTGTTGTGGATCTCCAATGCTAAGAACTGGGCAAACTGAAATTGTAGAAAACCTTGTTTTAAAAAATAAAGATGCATTATCTGATTATGATACTATAATTACAATGTGTGCTGGTTGTGGAGCTACATTAAAGAATGATTATCCTAAATATGGAGTAAATCTAAATGTAATGGACATAAGTGAATTTTTAGCTAAAAATCTTGATACAAAACAAATGAAAGATTTGAATCTCAAAGTCACATATCATGATCCATGTCACCTCAATAGAGGTCAAGGGATAAAAGAAGAACCTAGAGAAATACTTAATAAGATTAAAGGTGTTGAATTTATAGAAATGGAAAAACCAGACCAATGTTGTGGAGCTGGTGGTGGAGTTAGAGCTGCAAAACCAGAAATAGCATTTGGATTAGGTAAGAAAAAAGCAGAAATGGTTGAAGAACTTGATGTTGATGCAGTAATTAGTATATGTCCATTTTGTCAATACAATATCCAAGATGCATTAAATAAAGAAGGTTTAGACAATATTAAAGTTATGAACATATTAGAACTTCTAAAAATGTCATATGATGACAAATAA
- a CDS encoding TrmJ/YjtD family RNA methyltransferase, whose amino-acid sequence MVVIKEDTTVLDEEKEKSNSKAKSTAKKRGKKLSTAEEIRFSKNYNRFKDNIFVVFVECESSGNVGFLARAMANFGLENLILINPCNLKEDAYYQAMHAKYIVENAVANTYPNLDDFLKKKEIDFIVGSTGTPGGSYNLSRIPIKPEELGKSINLNKKIALIFGREGNGLYNEEIETCDIIVSIPTEHSYPIMNISHAAAIIFYELFKNRNEFPVEGLEEATRIEKEYLLKDMEDIIKKLNIPEHKEKTGIKSFKNIINRAFITGREAHTLKGILRRILMKFE is encoded by the coding sequence ATAGTAGTTATTAAAGAGGATACTACTGTCTTAGATGAAGAAAAAGAAAAGAGTAATTCTAAAGCAAAATCAACTGCAAAAAAAAGAGGTAAAAAACTTTCAACTGCAGAAGAAATTAGATTTTCAAAAAACTATAATAGATTTAAAGATAATATATTTGTTGTTTTTGTAGAGTGTGAATCTTCAGGAAATGTTGGATTTTTAGCAAGGGCCATGGCAAATTTTGGATTGGAAAACTTAATACTAATAAATCCTTGTAATCTAAAAGAAGATGCTTATTATCAAGCTATGCATGCAAAATATATTGTAGAAAATGCCGTTGCAAACACATACCCTAATCTTGATGATTTTTTAAAAAAGAAAGAAATAGATTTTATAGTTGGATCTACAGGCACACCAGGAGGAAGCTATAATCTATCACGTATTCCAATAAAACCAGAAGAATTAGGGAAATCTATAAATTTAAACAAAAAAATCGCTTTAATTTTTGGAAGAGAAGGTAATGGACTTTATAATGAAGAAATAGAAACGTGTGATATTATAGTCAGCATTCCAACAGAGCATAGCTATCCAATTATGAATATATCTCATGCAGCAGCCATTATTTTTTATGAATTATTTAAAAATAGAAATGAATTTCCAGTAGAAGGATTAGAAGAAGCAACAAGAATTGAAAAAGAATATCTTCTAAAAGATATGGAAGATATAATAAAAAAATTAAATATCCCAGAACATAAAGAAAAAACAGGAATAAAATCATTTAAAAATATAATCAATAGAGCATTTATCACAGGAAGAGAAGCACATACTCTAAAAGGAATTTTAAGAAGAATATTAATGAAATTTGAATAA
- the dcd gene encoding dCTP deaminase, translating into MAILSDKDIKKYLKEGKISIDPLEDFEKQIQPSSVDLRIGNEFKGFKIIKKPFIDPKDPEDLDSYMDSMHIKEGESFIIHPNEFALATTYETVKIPDNLVARVEGRSSMGRLGITMHVTAGYIDPGFEGKITLEISNIGKMPVALYPGQRACQIVFETMTSSAEKPYGHPERDSKYMGQTRPESSRIKQDYELRKI; encoded by the coding sequence ATGGCAATTTTAAGTGACAAAGACATAAAAAAATATCTAAAAGAAGGAAAAATAAGCATAGACCCTCTAGAAGACTTTGAAAAACAAATTCAACCATCATCAGTTGATTTAAGAATTGGAAATGAATTCAAAGGATTTAAAATTATTAAAAAGCCATTTATTGATCCAAAAGATCCTGAAGACCTTGATTCATACATGGATTCCATGCATATAAAAGAAGGAGAATCATTCATTATACATCCAAATGAATTTGCATTAGCTACAACATATGAAACTGTTAAAATACCAGATAATTTAGTGGCTAGAGTCGAAGGGCGTTCTTCAATGGGAAGACTTGGGATAACCATGCATGTAACTGCAGGATATATAGATCCTGGTTTTGAAGGTAAAATCACACTAGAAATTTCAAACATTGGTAAGATGCCAGTTGCCCTATATCCAGGACAACGAGCTTGTCAGATAGTTTTTGAAACTATGACCTCTAGTGCAGAAAAACCATATGGACATCCTGAAAGAGACAGCAAATATATGGGACAGACTCGTCCAGAAAGTAGTCGAATAAAGCAAGATTATGAACTTAGAAAGATTTAA